The Malus domestica chromosome 13, GDT2T_hap1 genome includes a window with the following:
- the LOC103453117 gene encoding uncharacterized protein, with protein sequence MDEGVRSVGPSGVLVKKNSSGCLIVRKKPEGLSGAVGSSSARKVFEPKDKKRSRLVLSDSGSSDEIPPRRKVEPETIRVSNGLRAVDKGIAEDSEFSQKRERFDPVRHSEDGMIGKSYLDESGGKRSKLEVYEFDEYDAEISRRKRFNDGVGEFGGRRFSGAIPVPLSGIKREFESGSRRHVVDKRKNLYFDRTTSLNRDHTDRGRFEMNRDGAQLPLLRDKFTGQSEESIRLQGKNGVLKVMVKKKKNAGGPLENYNFRKSEENRRALSDNIAKSAIIPPFYSEPKLLEKSVSVVRTVKNHPNVRKSLPSLNSKGSDWDSEDSDTSLKLGPKSVEASKPVKRVVCKDEGAPSCEKTPPSRIKEGKVKRGSGTEKQKLRERIREMLLSAGWTIDYRPRRNRDYLDAVYINPAGTAYWSIIKAYDALQKQLNEEENEAKPSGVQPITDDVLSQLTRKTRKKIEKEMKRKQRADAEGENARGVRMKRSASIKRDPESMDSVSYEEKLSTYLKQGGKSFKGKMSENGLANVNSNHPHESIEKPSSGSSSHMPHERKSRKLGRCTLLVRGSNYGVNSESDGFVPYTGKRTLLSWLIDSGTVQLSQKVQYMNRRRTKVMLEGWITRDGIHCGCCSKILTTSKFEIHAGSKLRQPFQNICLDSGVSLLQCQLDAWNRQKATERIGFHSVEVDGDDPDDDTCGICGDGGDLICCDSCPSTFHQSCLNIRMLPPGDWHCPNCTCKFCGLANENVVEEDDTTVDALLTCSLCGKKCHISCCQEMDGSPADSPSLDSSFCGQKCRELFENLKKYLGVKHELEAGFSWTLVHRTDEDEGFPQMIECNSKLAVALTVMDECFLPIVDRRSSINLIHNVLYNCGSNFNRLNYSGFYTAILERGDEIISAASIRFHGTKLAEMPYIGTRHIYRRQGMCRRLFCAIESALCSLKVEKLVIPAIAELMHTWTEVFGFIPVEESFKQEMRSMNMLVFPGIDMLQKLLVDQGNEGNMTTDPGVKQLECKGKDLIKHGNGSKSDSGSPASIDPRGSDETSLPHINETFDEGTAMVSGSRCLGVSLNDTPVMSGSLDGSDELKSLDSTERSVSSDSLFGAELPGSTLDKECPVNTTHETATGDTPVLDSPVDDKTQSTSQCPGEAPALEDEPALDSPVEDKMQSTSQGPGEAPAIEDKPVLDDSHEENADASCLQPIPSSGETFAKNPAEEVNGNQDSSFGGANESSLPNNCDLNIQLDSEVKNKSYVASEVASDARRCEKSIPQAYSDGSKADSGNSESGSV encoded by the exons ATGGACGAAGGTGTGAGATCTGTTGGCCCTTCTGGGGTTTTGGTGAAGAAAAATTCTTCTGGTTGTTTAATTGTGAGGAAGAAACCCGAGGGGTTGAGTGGTGCTGTTGGTTCTTCGAGTGCTCGGAAGGTTTTTGAACCCAAGGACAAGAAGAGGTCGAGGTTGGTCTTGAGCGATTCGGGGTCTAGTGATGAGATACCTCCTCGTAGAAAGGTGGAACCTGAAACTATACGGGTTTCCAATGGTTTAAGAGCTGTAGATAAGGGCATTGCTGAAGATAGTGAATTTAGTCAAAAGCGGGAGAGATTTGATCCGGTTAGGCATAGCGAGGATGGCATGATTGGTAAAAGTTATTTGGATGAGAGTGGTGGAAAGAGAAGTAAGTTGGAGGTGTATGAATTTGATGAGTATGATGCAGAGATTTCGAGAAGGAAACGGTTTAATGATGGGGTAGGTGAGTTTGGGGGGAGAAGGTTTTCAGGAGCGATTCCTGTGCCACTAAGTGGCATTAAGAGGGAATTTGAAAGTGGTTCAAGAAGACATGTAGTTGACAAGAGGAAGAATTTGTACTTTGACAGGACAACTAGCTTGAACCGAGATCATACTGACAGGGGTAGGTTTGAGATGAATAGGGATGGAGCTCAGCTACCCTTATTGAGAGACAAGTTCACAGGTCAATCAGAGGAATCCATTAGGCTACAGGGTAAAAATGGTGTTTTGAAGGTCAtggtgaagaagaaaaagaatgcaGGTGGGCCGCTGGAGAACTATAATTTTCGCAAATCTGAAGAAAATAGAAGGGCTCTGAGTGACAATATTGCAAAAAGTGCTATTATCCCTCCATTTTACTCTGAACCAAAGCTTCTTGAGAAATCAGTTTCAGTGGTTAGGACAGTGAAAAACCATCCGAATGTGCGAAAATCATTGCCTTCTTTGAACAGTAAGGGCTCCGACTGGGATTCAGAGGATAGTGATACATCATTGAAACTAGGACCAAAGAGTGTGGAAGCCTCTAAACCTGTGAAGAGGGTGGTTTGCAAAGATGAAGGTGCTCCTTCATGTGAAAAGACTCCTCCATCCAGAATCAAAGAAGGTAAAGTTAAACGTGGTAGTGGCACGGAAAAGCAAAAACTACGTGAACGAATACGAGAGATGCTTCTGAGTGCAGGCTGGACAATAGATTATAGGCCTAGAAGGAACAGAGACTATCTAGATGCTGTGTACATTAACCCAGCAGGTACAGCTTACTGGTCCATCATTAAGGCTTATGATGCGCTTCAAAAGCAATTGAATGAGGAGGAAAATGAGGCTAAACCTAGTGGGGTTCAACCTATAACTGATGATGTACTCAGCCAATTAACAAGGAAAACTCGAAAGAAGATtgagaaagaaatgaaaaggaaGCAAAGAGCTGATGCTGAGGGTGAAAATGCGAGAGGAGTCCGTATGAAAAGATCCGCAAGTATCAAGCGTGATCCAGAGAGCATGGATAGTGTTAGTTATGAGGAGAAACTAAGCACCTACTTGAAGCAGGGTGGTAAGTCGTTCAAGGGTAAAATGAGTGAAAATGGTTTGGCCAATGTGAACTCAAATCATCCACACGAAAGTATTGAAAAACCGTCTTCAGGATCAAGTTCGCATATGCCACATGAAAGGAAAAGTAGAAAGCTTGGAAGGTGTACTTTGTTGGTTCGTGGTTCTAATTATGGGGTCAACTCGGAAAGTGATGGCTTTGTTCCATATACTGGGAAACGGACGTTGCTTTCCTGGCTGATTGACTCAGGAACTGTTCAATTGAGCCAAAAGGTGCAGTATATGAATCGCCGAAGGACTAAAGTAATGCTGGAGGGGTGGATTACAAGAGATGGAATTCACTGCGGTTGCTGTAGTAAAATCCTCACAACTTCAAAATTTGAGATTCATGCAGGAAGCAAGTTGCGCCAGCCATTTCAAAATATATGTTTGGACTCTGGCGTTTCCCTTCTGCAGTGTCAATTAGATGCATGGAATCGACAAAAAGCTACTGAACGCATTGGCTTCCACTCCGTAGAAGTCGACGGTGACGATCCAGATGATGATACTTGTGGCATCTGTGGGGATGGCGGGGATTTGATCTGTTGCGATAGCTGTCCATCAACATTTCATCAGAGCTGCTTGAATATACGG ATGCTTCCTCCAGGTGATTGGCACTGTCCAAATTGTACATGCAAATTTTGTGGGTTAGCAAATGAGAATGTTGTTGAAGAGGATGATACAACTGTTGATGCACTGCTCACTTGCAGCCTCTGTGGGAAAAAAT GTCACATATCATGCTGTCAGGAGATGGATGGTAGTCCTGCTGATTCTCCTAGTTTAGACTCTTCATTCTGTGGGCAGAAATGCAGAGAG ctCTTTGAGAATTTGAAGAAGTATCTTGGGGTCAAACATGAACTAGAAGCAGGATTTTCATGGACACTTGTTCATAGAACTGATGAAGATGAAGGGTTCCCGCAGATGATCGAATGCAATTCTAAGCTTGCTGTTGCTTTGACTGTTATGGATGAATGCTTTTTGCCTATTGTTGACAGGAGGAGCAGCATCAATTTAATTCATAATGTTCTTTATAATTGTGG ATCAAACTTCAATCGGCTGAACTACAGTGGCTTCTACACTGCTATTTTAGAGAGAGGTGATGAAATAATTTCTGCTGCATCAATCAG GTTTCATGGTACAAAGTTAGCAGAGATGCCATACATAGGAACTCGCCACATATATAGGCGACAAGGGATGTGCCGTCGGCTTTTTTGTGCCATTGAATCG GCTCTATGCTCTCTCAAGGTTGAGAAATTGGTTATCCCTGCAATTGCTGAACTCATGCATACATGGACAGAAGTTTTTGGTTTTATTCCTGTTGAGGAATCATTCAAGCAAGAAATGAGGTCAATGAATATGCTAGTATTCCCTGGTATAGACATGCTACAGAAGTTGCTTGTGGATCAAGGAAATGAGGGGAACATGACAACAGACCCAG GCGTAAAGCAATTAGAATGCAAAGGCAAAGATTTAATAAAGCATGGGAACGGAAGCAAATCAGATAGTGGTTCACCTGCTAGTATTGATCCTCGTGGATCTGATGAAACCAGTTTGCCTCACATTAATGAAACATTTGATGAAGGTACTGCTATGGTTTCTGGTTCTCGATGTCTCGGTGTCTCCTTAAATGATACTCCTGTGATGAGTGGTTCTTTAGATGGTTCTGATGAACTTAAAAGTTTAGATTCCACTGAGAGGAGTGTATCTTCTGACTCTCTTTTTGGGGCCGAATTACCTGGATCTACTTTGGACAAGGAATGCCCTGTTAATACAACCCACGAGACAGCAACAGGAGATACGCCAGTGCTGGATTCTCCTGTTGACGATAAAACTCAGTCTACCTCTCAGTGCCCTGGTGAGGCTCCGGCACTAGAAGATGAGCCAGCGCTGGATTCTCCTGTCGAAGATAAAATGCAGTCTACCTCTCAGGGTCCTGGTGAGGCTCCAGCAATAGAAGACAAACCAGTGCTGGATGATTCCCATGAAGAGAATGCTGATGCTTCCTGTCTTCAGCCTATTCCTTCTTCAGGAGAAACTTTTGCCAAGAACCCTGCGGAGGAAGTTAATGGAAATCAAGATTCCAGTTTCGGTGGTGCTAATGAGAGTTCCTTGCCCAATAATTGTGATTTGAATATTCAACTTGATAGTGAGGTTAAAAACAAATCGTATGTGGCTTCAGAAGTCGCATCTGATGCAAGGCGGTGTGAAAAGAGCATTCCTCAAGCATATAGTGATGGTTCCAAGGCTGATTCGGGGAACTCTGAATCTGGTTCTGTTTGA